TCGGTGTCCATTTCCAGGCATAACGTAACAGGCTGTCCGCTGGAATACTTGGCTGCATTGTCCAGTAGATTCAGCAAGGAGGTTTTGAGCAGGTAGGCATTGCCCAGAACCGTAACGGGTGTGGCTTGTTCAATGATTCCGTCGCTGACCTGTACGGATAATGCTTGCCCGGGGCGTTGCTGGCCGAGGGTATCGGCTGCATCGAGTACGACCTCTACCAGTTCGAGGGCTTTTCGATCAAGATGTGCATCCAGCCCATCGATACGAGCCAGTTGCAATAACCCGTTCGCCAGCGCCGTAAGTTTATCCAGTTCGGTAACGGCCTGGCTTATACCTCGCTTGAGCGCATCGGGGTCTGCGTCGTAGATGAGAGATGTTTCCAGCCAGCCTTTGATGGTCGTTAATGGCGTGCGTAGTTCGTGAGAAGCCTGAGCAATAAAGGAGCGCTGGTTCTCGACGAGCCGTTCCTGTCGTGTCAGTAACTCATTGAAGGCCTGGGCTAATACACCTACTTCGTCGTTAGGGTTTTCGGTTTGTAACCGGAAAGGTAGTTTGCTGGCCGTGGGTGTGTTAATCTGATCGATTAGCCTGGTAAGCGGTTTGAGGGCCTGTCGGGAAAAAAAATAGCCTAAGAAAATCACCAGGCCGATGGCCATTACGTTACCAACGATAAACAGGTCTCGTAGTTCCCGTTGCCGTTGATAGCCGTCCTGATCGTAAGCGGTCACGATAGCTACATACTCATGGCCATCGGGCGAGGGCGATAGGCCTGCATAGGTCAGGGCGACTCCATCTTTTGGGTAAGTGTGCCCCGAACTCGTATACTGGAAACGCACTAGCCGCTCTCGCCGAACCCGGTTGCGGAATGATGGCCCAGACATAAAGTCGTTGGTATCCTGACTTTTATAGATCAAGCTATCGGCTGGCGAGTAGACAAACTCAACCTGCTCAGGCATGGAGGTAATCACACTGCCTGCCACTCCTTTCAGGGTCAGCAATTGCTCAGTAACCCTGGCTTTTCGTTCCAGCCGATCTTCGATGGACCGTTGCCGAAAGCTGGCGTAGGTACTGTATACATAGACCGAGAAAATGAGCAATATGCTGGCCACCAGTGCCGAAAACCAGAGGATGAGTTTGTGCTTGATCTGCATAATTAGCCCCGTAAGACATAACCCATGCCCACAATGGTGTGTACTAGCTTTGGGCTGAAATCCTTATCGATCTTCTTGCGCAAGTAGTTGATATACACTTCAATAACGTTAGTATTGGTGTCGAAATGAAGATCCCAGACTTTCTCGGCTATATCGATTCTGCTGACAATTTTACCCTTGTTTATCATAAGGTACTCTAGTAGCGCATATTCTCGGGCGGTCAAATCAATCCGTTGGCCCGCTCGGGTAACGGAATGGGCTTCGGTATCCAGCTCCAGATCAACCACGCGTAACACCGTTTTAAAACCGCTGTAATCGCTATTTCGGCGGGCTAGAGCTTTGATCCGTAGTAGGAGCTCACGAAACTCAAACGGCTTCACCAGATAGTCGTCGGCACCCGCTCCGAAACCACTTTCTTTATCGGGCAGACTATCCAATGCGGTCAACAAAAGTATTGATTGCTTAGGTGACTCCTGCTTAATCTGTCGGCATAATTCAAATCCGTTGATATACGGCAGATTAACATCCAGTACAATAACATCATAGCTATTGTTATTCGCCATACGCTGACCCATCAGGCCGTCATACGCCAGGTCGATTTCGTAACCCTCGCTCTCAATGCCTTTACGAATGAAGGAGGCCAGACTCACTTCATCTTCAACAAGTAGTATCTTCATGGATTAAGAGTACTGGACTCACTTTGTTAATACGTGATTATAACAAGGGTAGACGTAAAAAACGGGATCAGCAATGGTTAAAAAGCAATAACGCGTCGAATCCGTCCAGGGTTTCTCTAAATTTACCCGATCGATAAAACGTAGTCGGGACAGCAAAAACAAAGTGAAGAATTTCATGAATAGGCAACAAAAAGGCATCCACAGTTTTATATGTGCAAGTGCGTAAGTCTATAAAAAAACTGGTAATCTTGCTAAGTCAACCAATTGATTTGTGTATGTAATTTTCTCAATCTAATTTCAAGCAGCTTTACAAGTAAAGCTATCTATGAGATATGATCATTTGTGCTTTTGGGGCCTAAATAGAAAAGTATAAAGTATATACTACATGATCGGAAGAGTAAAGTTCGCTTTTGATCTGTATGAGTTTAATGATTGCCCTTTCTTGAAAAAATACTGTTGCTGGCGAATTTTCTTAAATCTATGAGCGGGCCTGATATCGTTGTCGTAGATTTCTTTAGTCCTGATTAATTATCCATAGTGGGTTTAGCCCAATCTGTTGCAGCTGGTATTATACGTTTTGATACTATGATCTGAAGGACTACAAACCAGAGCTGATTTGTAGTTGACGATATAGGTTACGGTTCCCCATTGCTTAATGGGACAGATTTTAATTAAATCTCACAATTCTCCATTGACATTTAGTTCATAAGCTGGATATACTCTTAGTATGATCAAAAAAACTAATACTTACCATTATGATTCCTAAAATACCTGATTACAAAAACTTTAAAAAATTAGGAGAGGGGGGAATGGCGGTTGTGTGGTATGCCGAGAATGCGCTTGGAAAACCATTCGCCATAAAACTTCTCAACCAGGATATGGTGGGCAAAGAAAAAATTGTAGAACGGTTTCGGAATGAAGCTAAGTTGATGGTCGGCCTGAATCACCCTAATATCCGGCAGGTCATAAGCTACTACGAAGATGAGAACACAATGGCCATCATTATGGAATACCTCGAAGGGCAGGACTTAGGCAAGTACCTGACAACCTATGGAGCAATACCCGAAGGTATGGCCGTTCGCTGGTTTAATGATATCCTGGACGCAATGACCTACGTTCACCGCAAAGGGTACATTCACCGTGACATTAAACCCTCAAATTTGTTTCTGACAAGCGGAGGACAAATAGAGATCATGGATTTTGGCATTGCCAAGATCGTTGATTCTACTCAGGAACTAACTCAGATTTCGATTGGCTCTCCGCAATACATGAGCCCGGAGCAGGTGCTTACGCCAAAATCCATCGACCTCCGTACCGACATCTATTCGCTGGGTGTCACGTTATATGCTTTATTAACTGGTAAAAAGCCTTACAACGATTCCTATAGTTCATCATATACTATTCAAACAGAGATTACCAAAAATCCGCTACCTTATATTCCGGGGGTATCATCTGCGATCAACGCAGCAATTCAAAAAGCCACCAGTAAGAATTCGGACTACCGATTCCAAAGCTGCGAGGAGTTTAAAGCCGCTCTGAATGAGCCTGATAGCCTGGATTCTGATCAGGTTGAGGTAGAAATAGATGATCGACCTCCAGTTATTCCACCTTCATACAACCATCGGCCTCCGGTTCAACCTCTCTACGATAATCCGCCTATAAGGCATTATCCCGAAAAGCCCAAATCCAACGTAGGGCGAAACATTATCATAGCCGTCGTCATTGTCATCGCTGTGTTTGGCGGGTTGGTTTTGTTCGGCCTTCAGATAGAGAAAAGCGAAATAAATAAAGGGGTTAACCTGTATGAAGAAAAGAATTATACGGAAGCGTTTAACCTGCTTTACAAAAACCGGGGGTCGAGTTTTTTGACTCCGCAGGCCATGCACGATTTGGGCTATATGTATGACACTGGAAGCGGCACACAACAGGATTATACAGAAGCACGGGAATGGTATGAAAAAGCGTCAGATAAAGGAATCGCCATGAGTATGAATAATCTGGGCGTTATGTATCGATATGGGTCGGGGGTGGATAAAGATTACAGTCGGGCCAGATCGTATTTTGAACGAGCAGCCGCTGAGGGGGTACATCTGGCTAATTACAACCTGGGCGATCTCTATGAGAATGGTTTAGGTGTAGATGTTAACCTGTATAGGGCATTTAATTATTATTCAAAGGCTGCCAAAGAGGGGCACGCAGCCTCTCAGTACAGGCTTGGTCTGATGTATGCATTGGGTAAGGGGGTCAGTACAAGTAACTCGCAGGCAGTTTCATGGTTTCAAAAATCAGCCGAGCAGGGATATGCTGAGGGGCAATATGGACTAGGTTATATGTATGGAGCTGGCTACGCTACGGGACAGAATGATTATGATACTGCCATAACCTGGTTTGAAAAAGCTGCCGATCAAAACGAATCCAGGGCGCTCTATTATTTGGGGCAATATTATGAATATGGTTACGGCAAAAGTAAAGACTGGTCCACAGCACTGTCCTATTACAAAAAATCGGCCCAGTTAGGTAATGAAAATGCCCAGAAAGTACTGACTGGTTATGGATATAGCTGGCGGTAATGCGTACATGGCTGACGAATACCCGTTTCTATCGTTTTCAATTTTATATCAATGGTTACACAGATAGGCCTTTATCAACTCAAGCATCAACTTGGCTCTGGGGGCATGGCTACGGTTTGGTATGCCGAAAATGCGCTGGGGAAAGAATTTGCGATCAAGATTCTTAAACCGGAGCTGATGCAGTATCCGCAGGCAGCCGAGCGATTTCGGAACGAAGCTAAAATTATGGTGAGCCTGCGTCATCCGAATATTCGTCAGGTGTATGATTATTATGAGGACGAAGCGACGATGGCGATCATCATGGAATACCTTCAGGGCAACGATTTATTTGAGTACGGAGCAATACATCAGTCTGTTCCGGAAAGCCAGGTTGTAACGTGGTTCGAATCAATTCTGGACGCTGTAGGCTACGTGCATCAAAAGAATTATTTTCACCGTGATATTAAGCCCTCTAACCTTTTCTTATCCGACGATGGGCAGGTGAAAGTTATGGATTTTGGTATCGCCAAACTGGTAGACTCTGACCTGAACCTGACGGTAACATCCACTGCTATAGGCTCTCCACAGTATATGAGCCCTGAACAGATTATGACGCCCAAGCAAGTTGATTACCGAACCGACATTTATTCGCTGGGCGTAACGTTATATGCTTTACTATCAGGGCATAAGCCGTATGATGATTCGGCGGGTTCGGTATTTACGATCCATAGAGAAATCATTCAGACGGCATTGCCTCGGCTTAGAGGGGTTTCGGACAAGGTGAATAATGTGATTCAAAAGGCAACCCAGAAAGCGCCAGCCGACCGCTTTCAGACTTGTCTGGAATTCAAAAACATGCTGACAATGCCCGAGGCACCAACTCAGGTGTATAGAGCGCCAGCCGAGTGGCATTCGTCGGAAAACCGTTCGTTCGGATCAATGGGAACTGCTGGCCCCAATCCCGCAGTTGTTCCGCCACCGGTGTATGGTCAGCTACCGCCAATTCCCGTTTACGGATCCACAACCTTCTCAACCCATTCGCAGGTTCACCCTATTATTATGCCTTCGGGTGGGCAGTCGAGCAATACTTATTCAAATCCGATCACTACAGGGCAGGAGCCTGCTGCTCAACGGCCCAGCAACTGGATAGGCGGAGCCATTTTTGTTATCCTGTTTTGTTTCTGGCCTTTTGGTATTGCTTCCCTCATTTATGGAATCCGTGTCAATCCTGCTTTTGATCGGGGTGATGTAGCGAGTGCACTGGCTAGTTCATCCAGGGCTAAAAACTGCTTTTGGATTGGGCTATTTCTGGCACCGATTAGCTGGTTTTATGATGTTGGCCTGGTATCCAGACTGCTATACGATTTAATTTGACCTGTTGGGCTGCAATTGACCTATACCCTCTGAGACACAAACTGCCTTTGGTAACTCTTTTATTTCGACCTTTCTTAACCAATGACTTCCGATCCACTCAAACAGTCCGCATTACGTGTAATCCGTATTGGCAAAAACCCAGATAATGATTTGGTGCTCGAAAAACCAGGAGTTAGCCGTTATCATGCCAGACTTTCACTGTATACCGATTTCCTGGGGTTAATTGAAGACCTTGACTCAACGTACGGGACTCAGGTCGATAGCCATCGGATTGTTCTAAAGCTGGTTACGCCCACCAGTAAAGTAATGCTGGGGCCAATTACTCCACTGGATATAAAATCATTGTTCGACGATGTAAAGCCAAAACCTAAACCGGGTTCGACTCCACCACCCATACCACAGCAATTTTACAATCAGGGGGGAGCGGCCAAAGGGGTGTCATATGCTGAGCCATTTAAACGGATTGAGTTTCACTACGACAATTATCTGAAGGCGAAAAAAGACATTCAGGTTGATAAGACAAAAACGTGGGCGCGTGTTGCACTCATGTTTGTTCCTCTTTATGGAATGCAGCTAGCGGCTCTGGCCGATGCGTATATGTTTAATCCGACGGAGAAACTGCATATACTCGACGAAGCCTTTAAGCGCGACTACGTTTGCCCGAATCCCGACTGTCAGCATTTTTTGGGGTATACTCCTTATAAAGACTTGCTTTTTCAGAAGCAGTGCCGTTTCTGCAAATGCAACTGGGTAGATAATTGAAATTTTTTTTGCAACGGGCACTGACATTCCGGTTTCATGCCGGATATATAAGCAGACCACTCGCTAAACGTAGTCAAAACACATAAACAGCCAAAACTTTCTTTGACCATGCAATCTCACTCAGAATCTTTCGATCAGCCTACCCAGGGAGGTAAACCCGTCGGCAAAAAATTAACACCAAGACAAAAAGCCAGCATTTTTGCTGGTCTGGGCGGTGCTGCTACACTCGGCACCATTGGCACGGCTCTGGCCTGGGGAATGAGCCAGGATGGTTCTGTGAATGATAAACATCCTGAATCTGCACCAGATTCCGATTCATCAACTACTCCCGCTGAATCCAAAACCAATCCGGTAGGTGAAGAAACCAAGCCCGAAAAACCTGATCACAAACCAGCCCCAGAAGAACATCCCGTAGCAACAACTGTTCCGGCTAACGAAAAGACGCATCAGGATAAACCAGTTGGGGAAAAACCTACCAATACGCATCCTGAGTCACTGACCAAAACCGAGGGAGTTCCTGCTACCACTCACCCTGAGTCGCACACGACAACCGAAGAGAACCCAACCAATAGTCACCCTGATTCACATACCTCAACAGAAGCGAAGGAGGTGGTGGATACAACGATCCATGAACCAACCCTGGCTACACATGTTGACGATAGCATGACCCAGGAAGATGCCTTTAAGGCGGCTCGGGAAGAAGTTGGGGCTGGCGGCTTTTTTGAATGGCATGGCGAATTATACAATACGTTCTACAAAGAAGAATGGGATCGCATGTCGCCCGAGGAACGTCAGGCTTATATTGACAAAATATACGGTGACGACGAACAGAGTACCAGCCGGGATTACAATGCCCACAACGATTCGACCACGCATGAACCTACTACATCAAGTAACGAAACAAACGACAAACCTGATATCAAGGTAGGCCAATATGAAGGCCATACGATCGGCCTGGGAGATACTGACCACGACGGAGATGCCGAAATTATTATCATCGACAATGGCACAGTGGGCGCTGTAGATACCGACAATGATGGGATAATGGATACACGGGTGGAGCTGAATGCCGAAACCCATCAGGTAGAGTCCAGTAGTCCATTATCATCGCCTTTCGCAGCTCCTTCAATGAATGCGCTGGACGGTCCTACATCGACGGATAATGATCAGACTCATCAAACAAATAATGCCGACGCTAGCGATGAGCCAGAAGTAGTGCTGGCTAC
This window of the Spirosoma aerolatum genome carries:
- a CDS encoding sensor histidine kinase — encoded protein: MQIKHKLILWFSALVASILLIFSVYVYSTYASFRQRSIEDRLERKARVTEQLLTLKGVAGSVITSMPEQVEFVYSPADSLIYKSQDTNDFMSGPSFRNRVRRERLVRFQYTSSGHTYPKDGVALTYAGLSPSPDGHEYVAIVTAYDQDGYQRQRELRDLFIVGNVMAIGLVIFLGYFFSRQALKPLTRLIDQINTPTASKLPFRLQTENPNDEVGVLAQAFNELLTRQERLVENQRSFIAQASHELRTPLTTIKGWLETSLIYDADPDALKRGISQAVTELDKLTALANGLLQLARIDGLDAHLDRKALELVEVVLDAADTLGQQRPGQALSVQVSDGIIEQATPVTVLGNAYLLKTSLLNLLDNAAKYSSGQPVTLCLEMDTDERARIRIEDQGIGLTPGEEERVLQPLVRGSNVEPIAGFGIGLTLAHRIITLHQGRLHLLPRPGGGTITEVILPLHAV
- a CDS encoding response regulator transcription factor, translated to MKILLVEDEVSLASFIRKGIESEGYEIDLAYDGLMGQRMANNNSYDVIVLDVNLPYINGFELCRQIKQESPKQSILLLTALDSLPDKESGFGAGADDYLVKPFEFRELLLRIKALARRNSDYSGFKTVLRVVDLELDTEAHSVTRAGQRIDLTAREYALLEYLMINKGKIVSRIDIAEKVWDLHFDTNTNVIEVYINYLRKKIDKDFSPKLVHTIVGMGYVLRG
- a CDS encoding protein kinase domain-containing protein translates to MVTQIGLYQLKHQLGSGGMATVWYAENALGKEFAIKILKPELMQYPQAAERFRNEAKIMVSLRHPNIRQVYDYYEDEATMAIIMEYLQGNDLFEYGAIHQSVPESQVVTWFESILDAVGYVHQKNYFHRDIKPSNLFLSDDGQVKVMDFGIAKLVDSDLNLTVTSTAIGSPQYMSPEQIMTPKQVDYRTDIYSLGVTLYALLSGHKPYDDSAGSVFTIHREIIQTALPRLRGVSDKVNNVIQKATQKAPADRFQTCLEFKNMLTMPEAPTQVYRAPAEWHSSENRSFGSMGTAGPNPAVVPPPVYGQLPPIPVYGSTTFSTHSQVHPIIMPSGGQSSNTYSNPITTGQEPAAQRPSNWIGGAIFVILFCFWPFGIASLIYGIRVNPAFDRGDVASALASSSRAKNCFWIGLFLAPISWFYDVGLVSRLLYDLI
- a CDS encoding serine/threonine-protein kinase, with product MIPKIPDYKNFKKLGEGGMAVVWYAENALGKPFAIKLLNQDMVGKEKIVERFRNEAKLMVGLNHPNIRQVISYYEDENTMAIIMEYLEGQDLGKYLTTYGAIPEGMAVRWFNDILDAMTYVHRKGYIHRDIKPSNLFLTSGGQIEIMDFGIAKIVDSTQELTQISIGSPQYMSPEQVLTPKSIDLRTDIYSLGVTLYALLTGKKPYNDSYSSSYTIQTEITKNPLPYIPGVSSAINAAIQKATSKNSDYRFQSCEEFKAALNEPDSLDSDQVEVEIDDRPPVIPPSYNHRPPVQPLYDNPPIRHYPEKPKSNVGRNIIIAVVIVIAVFGGLVLFGLQIEKSEINKGVNLYEEKNYTEAFNLLYKNRGSSFLTPQAMHDLGYMYDTGSGTQQDYTEAREWYEKASDKGIAMSMNNLGVMYRYGSGVDKDYSRARSYFERAAAEGVHLANYNLGDLYENGLGVDVNLYRAFNYYSKAAKEGHAASQYRLGLMYALGKGVSTSNSQAVSWFQKSAEQGYAEGQYGLGYMYGAGYATGQNDYDTAITWFEKAADQNESRALYYLGQYYEYGYGKSKDWSTALSYYKKSAQLGNENAQKVLTGYGYSWR
- a CDS encoding FHA domain-containing protein: MTSDPLKQSALRVIRIGKNPDNDLVLEKPGVSRYHARLSLYTDFLGLIEDLDSTYGTQVDSHRIVLKLVTPTSKVMLGPITPLDIKSLFDDVKPKPKPGSTPPPIPQQFYNQGGAAKGVSYAEPFKRIEFHYDNYLKAKKDIQVDKTKTWARVALMFVPLYGMQLAALADAYMFNPTEKLHILDEAFKRDYVCPNPDCQHFLGYTPYKDLLFQKQCRFCKCNWVDN